CTCAACCCAGAGCACTCTTCCCCCACATACCTACCTGGCTcacccctcacctccttcaggtcttgaTTCAAATGACACCATCTCGatgaggcctttcctgacccctCTATTGAAATTGCTGCCCATACCCCCACGTCTTATTCCTCCAACCTGCTTTATTTCTCTCACGTTTCCTACCATCTGATATGCTGCATATTTATCTTGTTTGCTGACTGTCTCCACCACTGGAATGTACATGCCCCAAGGGCAgggattttcatttgttttgttcactgctacatCCCCAGTTCCTAGGATGTTACCTTgtacataatagatgctcaataaacaataACTTAATataccaggccctgttctagcACTGGGGAATTCAGGGTGAACATAGCACAAAGGCTCCTGCGTTCACAAAGCTAATGTTACAGTGACGAAACAGATCATAAATAAATAGGATAATGTATCACTGGTCCAGTGGGGATGAGGGCTCTGATGAGGAGGGAACATCAGGAAGCCAGGCACGTGTCTGCGAGGGCCTGGAAGGTGTGGTTACAGAGCTTATGCTACTGGTTGAGGGGCTGCTGGGTCTCCAGTCCCCTGTCCCTCCATCATCTCTCTAGCTTTGGGCAAGCCTGACCCGTCTCCTTGGCCTTTGGGCCCTGGCATCTGAGGCTCCCACACAGGAAGGGTCTTCAGGCATCCCTCAggcctggctcctcctcctcaGAGTCATCcgggcccagcccctgccccccagtAGTCCCAGCTGGGGTCCCCCCTTGAGGCAGCTCCTGCCCAGGCCCCATCCTCCAGTGGCCCAATGCCAGCCCCCAACCCGGCAGCTTTTCCCACGGTGCCTCCGCTCCCACACCGAGTTGGGGAGGGCCCTGCCCTCTAAACAATAGGGACATAAACAAATTGCTTTGACCCTGAGGAAGAAAGTGGGTTTATTAAGTGGGGGCAGGCCAGTCTGCAGGTCACCCAGCTTAGACCACAGCGTTCACTTGGAGGCCCCATTGTGTCTGTGCCCGCAGCTTGGCCACCACCCACGTGCCCTGCTGGGCTCACCCCAGGGCGGCTCCCCAGGGAGACTTATAGGACCAAGCCAGCCACTCGCCTCCGGGCCTTGGCCCCATGGCCACCCTGTACCCTGCCACCGCTCCCCCACACTTGGTGCACGTGCACTGAGCAgctccccagcacccagcccttTGTTAGGTGTTGGACGAGGGaatggaactctctgtgcctcagtttcctcatctgtaaaatacagtGGGGGTGGAGAGTGGGGTTTGTAGAGCTAATTCTTGGTTGGGTTTTTCTCTGGTTCTTTGAATGGTTTGGGGAAGGCAAGAGGCATctgggaaagaaagaagcttGGGTGTTTCTGGTCTAATGTCACTGTCCCCTCCAGGGCTGTGGCTCCCCAAAAGGCCCTTTGGAGGGGCTGGAGGGGTCTGGGAGGACCTGAGGTCCaggtgagatgggggtgcagAGGCCCCAGGCTGCCCTGCCCTGAGCCATGTTTGCTTCAAGGGCCCTGGCTCCTTCCTCTCACCGCCCCCTTCTTTGGTACCCCCTCCACGGAGCCCCTCAAGGACCCAtgtggcctggcctggccccatTCCAGGAGTGCATGGTCCCAGGCCACCGGTTCCCACGGGGGCTCCATCCGAGCAGAGGGGCCACCTTGGGGGTGGTGCCCTCAAGCAGCCTCCGGGGCTGAAGGAGTGTCTCTTGCCCAGACCCCGTGGACTGGAGCCCTGGCAACGTGCAGAAGTGGCTCCTGTGGACGGAGCACCAGTACCGGCTGCCCTCGGTGGGCAAGGCCTTCCAGGAGCTGGGGGGTAAGGAGCTGTGTGCCATGTCGGAGGAGCAGTTCCGCCAGCGCTCGCCCCTGGGCGGGGACGTGCTGCACGCCCACCTGGACATCTGGAAATCAGGTGGGACAGGCGTGGGTAGAacgccccaccccctgccccccactgcgggctccaagccagggacaccaAGGGGAACAGTTAGGTCAGGATGCCTGTCCGGAGGCTACGCTCCACTGGGTAGGCAGCCCCTTGTCCCAGTCTGGGTTCTGTTCTGAATCCCAACCCCAATGACAGCTGCCTCCCTGGATCCTGGGTGAACTCTCCAGCCCCGACCCACTGCCTACCCTGGTCAAGGCCACAGAACTTAGGACAGAGCACATGGGAAGTTAAAAATAGAAGTTAGACTGTGAGGACGCAGGACATCAGATACTCTAAGTCcttcttctttgtcctttttaaaattttgtgtttgttttgtgttgttttcattaaagaagaaatgaggtaataaatgtgcaggatttttaaaaagaccatcGTGAACAACAGTATACCATGAAGAATAGTCTTCCCTCCCACCTACCCCGGCCCTCCAATCCCCCTCCCTAGAGGCAACCACTGTTGCCAGTTTCATGAGTACCTTGCCAAGGAAAGTCTATGCATATACAAGCAAGAGTAAGTGTGACTTCTACCCCTTTCTAACATGAATAGTACGAGTATCACACTGTTCTGTACTGAACAGCGTATCTTGGATCTTGTTTCCCATCACTGTCTATACAGCTGCCCCATTTTTGATGGCTGCATGCCAACCCTTAATGTTTACTTGGTCTCAATCTCATCGGGTGCCCAGTGTGCCCTGCACAGAGCCGTGCACTTCGGAGGGGTCAGTCCTCGCTCCACGAGTCAAGGCCCCTGCCCCTCAGGGCCCAGGGTGAATAAGAGGACAGGTCCCACTCTCATGGCCCAGAAACCAGTGtcctgccccagcccaggccccttGCCAGGGTCTGGCAAGAGCAGTGGACAGTGCCAGGCTATGAGCCGGGTGGTGATGTGGGCAGAAGTTGGTGGCCTCCGCCTCCCACTGCTTGTCTGGGGAGGGGGccaggtggagagcaggaggggaTGGTGGTGCTCGGGGAGCTTGGCAGCTGGAGGGCAGGGAGTGTTTTTATTATGCACCGTGCAGGCTTCACCACCCTGCATCCTTGCGAGACCTGTGAGGGGGTGTCccagccccatttcacaggtgacagAAGGGAGGCAAAGCAAGGCTTGACTTCCACTCCTCTCTGAACAAGGAGCTGCCTGCAGGGCCTCTAAGGCCCCTCCCAGCTCCGAAATCTTACATTTTCTTCCAGGAAGAGGCTCTGTAAACAGCTGGTCTTCACAggctggcaggagggagggagccacGGGCGGGCTGCTCTGGCCCCACGGTTCCACCCAAATGCCCTCCTCCtcccttgggggggggggtccctctgGTCCCCAACTTCCTCTCCTTGTCCCGCAGCGGCCTGGATGAAAGAGAGGACGTCCCTGGGGGCGATTCACTACTGTGGTGAGtcaggcagggcagggaggcgGCCGGGGCTCTggggtctgggggtggggctggggcagccATTGAAGAAGGGGGTTCCCCACTCACCGCCCCCCTCCCTGGCTGTCCAGCGTCCACCAGCGAAGAGAGTTGGACGGACAGCGAGGTGGACTCGTCCTGCTCCGGGCAGCCCATCCACCTGTGGCAGTTTCTCAAGGAACTGCTGCTGAAGCCACACAGCTATGGCCGCTTCATCCGGTGGCTCAACAAGGAGAAGGGTGAGCAGtgccaggggcaggaggggagggggctgctgggggcCTGCGGTCCTGCCAGGTGCTGGGCAGGGAGGGTTGGGGGCGGGGCAGAGGCCTGGAGCTGCCCCCACCTTTGCCCTGAATGCCACACACGCACTCACACTGGACCGGCCCAGGGTCTGTGTGCCATCTGTGTCCACGCGTGTTCCCCGGCTGGGCTCTGCCTGTTGAGGGTCCCCAGTGAcacacagtgcctgggacatagcaGGGTCTTAAAACTCTGCTGAGAACCGGACACGGTCTTTACCCTCAAAACATCAGAGCTTGATGGAGGAAACTGATGGTGTCCAGTGAAATATACAGTGTGGGCAACAGAGGTAATATTAGATTTTCAAGTAgtcacaattaaaaattttttaaaacaggtgaatttaattttaataatacatctaTTTAATCCAATACTATAAATTCATataatttcaacatataatcgatataaaaactattaatgagatatttcctaagtctttgaaatctggtataCATTTTATGCTTACAGCACCTCTCACTtcagaccagccacatttcaagggctaagagccacatgtggctagtggcgaCCACATTGGACAGCAACAGGGTTGGATGGTGTGCGGGTGTGTGTTTTGGAAAAGGCTCAGAGCCAAGAAGCCTGGGTTCTAGGCCCCAGCCTGCCATTAGTGGCTGTGGGCGCCTGGACCCCAGTCTTCATGTTTGTGAAATGGACTAGATTCATTCATCCAGCAAAACTTCCTTGAGCACCTCCTCTGGTTCCACACTTGCTCAGCCGACATTTATGGAGGGTTACAGTGTCCTGAGGGTGTGGGGAGAATTCAGCGGTACCCCATCCTCCAGGGACCTGCAGTCTTGTAGGTGAACCAGCAGTGAAATGAGCTGGTGTGCAGAATGTGTTGGGCTGTGATGGGGTCAGCTGTGCCTGGGTCCGGGAGGGCTTCACAGAGGAGTGACTCTGGCGATGAGTGTGGAGCACGGGAAGGGGTTAGGAGGGGTGGAAAAGTTCCTGCACAAGGTGTGGTGATCCCGTGTGTATATTTGAGACTGAGAGTGAGCCGGTACTCCAGGGAGACTGTCCCATGAGGTCAGGGAGATCAGGGAGGGCGGGGTGGTCTGGGAAGCctgcctggagagggtgtgctgaCCTGGGCTTTGCCAGGTGGTTTAGAATGAGAACTGGGGGTGTTAATGAGTAATAGTTCATCCTAAGGGGTACTTCCTTCGGGCTCTGCTCTAAGCGCTTTCTGTACCCACTCAACAACATGGTGATCACTACAACCCCCTCTTACTGACAGGAAAACGGGGTCTCAGACAACTTCTAAAGGtagaaaatggcagagccaggattccaacccaggtcAGCCTGGCTCCAAATCCAGGCTCTTTCCACCATCTCCTACCAATTAATTCTGGCAGAAAGGGCTGTGTGGGCTGAAGTGTCTGAGAATCGCAAAGAGGTCTTTCAGGCTCGGGAACTGCACGGGTGACCTTGCCAAATGAGCCGTGTCTGCAGCCCGGAGCCCCGCAGGGCTTCTGCGTAGGGTGTGCACACCCCACGCTTAGGAGCAGAGGCTGGCAAGGATCAGGCCCTCAGGGCCCCAAGTCACCAACCAACGTACGCAGGTTCACCCTGCACCAGGAGGTGTGTGAGTCCGTGGTAGGATTTACCACTTCCTGGGCCCTGTGGAACACCCTTCCCACATGTTCCTTTAACCCTCACCACAACCATGGGAGAAGGTATCGTGGCCCACCGCCTGGCCCGACCCCACCCCGGGCGACTCTAGCTCCCCTGGCTCCGAGAGACTGACCTGCTGGTCTTGGTCTTTCTCCTTCCTGCCGCCCCGCCTGCACTGCTGGCTCTCTCTGGGCCCCCCTGCTGCCCCAGGCATCTTCAAAATCGAGGACTCCGCGCAGGTGGCCCGGCTGTGGGGCATCCGCAAGAACCGCCCCGCCATGAACTACGACAAGCTGAGCCGCTCCATCCGCCAGTATTACAAGAAGGGCATCATCCGCAAGCCAGACATCTCCCAGCGCCTGGTCTACCAGTTCGTGCACCCCATCTGAGTGCTGCGGCCAGGCCCCGGGCCCGAACCTTGCCCTCGCCAGacctccctcctgcctgccctgcctCAGCCAGACCCTGAGCTGGGGGACAGGGCAGTCTGCTGTCATCCGAAGTTCAAGGTCAGGGAGGGGATGGCCCCTCGCTCCAGGGGTGTCAGTGAGCTCTCTGGGGCCCGAGGGACCCCGGGGTGGGCGTGCTTTCTCCTTGGGCCTGACTGCTCCTGCGCCCAGTCCACTGGAGGACGGGGGAAGCCAGGGCTGTTCTCAGTGTTCATGGCACCCCAGGCAaggccctccctccacccagcctCTGACCCCAGAAGTTCCAGAGCAGAGCCGACAGAACGGCAGTGACTTGGCCAAGGCCACTCGCAGTCCAGTGCCCTCTGCCACCCATTCTGTACCGTGCCTGGCATGGTGCGGGGACGTCTACACCCCCAAGTTGGGAAGCCAGGGGTGCCCTGGGGACGGATAATAAAGATACTAGAGAATTGACATGGCCCCAGTGTCCTACGGTGAGGGAGTGGCACAGCCTGTAGGCCATCAATGCTCAAATGGTTGTGGTCACAGGGGCCTGGGGTGGTCGAGggaggcttcctgggggaggtggcATTGAGCTGAGCCTAAAAGGAAAGGGGCAGTTGATTGGTAGAAGCAGTGGGAGAGAGGCAGTGAGTCCTCAAGGCCAATGAGGGGCTGGACTGGCCCTCATCTCCCCTGACCTGGTGTCGGCTGGAAGGAGGGCGTGGGCTGGAGCTGAAAAGGGTCTACGGCAGGACTGGAGAGATGGTGGTGTCCTTCCCATCCTCCTGCTCTGCTGTAGATCAGGACTTTCCCCTGGGGTGGGCCGAGGGCTGCCCCTCTTGTGAGGGGGTCCACAGCCCTTGCCTCTGCTTGGCCAACTGAAGGGGCTCTGGGTTGGGCAGCAGGGCTGTGGGAGAGGATGGGGCCTTCAGTCCTCCTCATGGGACACTGGCTCTGCAGCAAACAAAGTGGAAGAGAGGTTGGCTTGCTGGCAATTTCTCTCTTGAGAGAAGCCACAGACCTCCTCAGGGGCCCTGAAGCTGTGAGCCCTGCAAGCTGGGTGTGAGGGGCCAGGGCTCCTGACGGGAAAAAGGGGTGGGTCTGAGTGTTCATTTGTGTGCTGGGGGAGATGGAACCCACCGCCCTCTTTCCTGGGCAAAGCAACTCGGCTTCCTCATGCTCCCCTCACGTTTGTTCATCCAGCTCAGCTGACGTGAGGGCCGACTAGGCGGCCAGGTGCTTCCACTGCTTTTTGTCATTAACCTTCCCGACAAAACTGGGAGGTAAAGGTCACCCCGCCACCCGCTACTTTGCagctgatgaaactgaggctcagagcagttaaGTGCTTGCTCACAGTCACACAGCCAATCAGCGGCAGAACCAAGAACTGAACCCACAAGGACAGggctctctctgtccctccatcCTGCGCTGTCAGCGCCCTTAGCCTCTGTAACGCTTAGCTTCTGACGACAGGCTTCCGGGAGACAGCCCAGCGCCACCCAGACCACTGAGGGTTAAATGCTGCCCTGTACTGCACCTTCTGCCCGCAGCAATTTTATTGTCTCCAGAAGAAAGTTTACTCCTGGCAGTGAGCAAACAGCACCTTGGCATCTGTCAGCTGGGATTgcactgggaggaggaggaggccctgCCCCAGGCCAGTGCCTCGCTGGGCCCCTGCTGTCTGCCCACCCCCGGGGAGGGGGCAGACTGGGCCCTGGCCAGAACCCAGCTCGGCTCTGCTGAACTGGTTTTGTCTCCGgcctgcccaccctgcccccaagTCCCTGGAGCCACCTGCTTGCATGTCCccagctgggcctgggcctggagaGGCCTCCGATCtcaggctgaggctggggctgggagggagggaggaggattaGGGGCGAGGAGTGGGGAGCTGGAGCCGCTCCAGAACGTGGAGCTGCGGGGGGCTTGGGTGGGGCAGCTCCCTGCTGTGTGGATCTGCACAGAGGCGCAGAGGCACACACCCATTCAGTGACACCTCCTGaatcctcttcctccttcacacACCTGCCTGTCAGGACTCCATCTAGCCTAGGTACTCCCTGACCTTTTGCAGGGGAGCCTGCCTCCAGGGCTCCCCATAACTGCATGGAACAGCCTGTCCAAATAAGGCAAACTTTTATCTTTACTTGAAGAGTCCTCTGGCTAAAACCAGGGGTTTGTCCCTGAAGGTGGATCTGCGGGATGAAGAATATGGGGGAGAGAACAGATCCAATCCCCAAATGGACCTTTTCTCCCTGCCCTGAGCATGCCCCGAGGCTGGGGGAAAACAGTAGGGGTGAGGGGACTATAGTATATTTGCCTTGAACGATGGGTTTGTGTCAGGACCCTGTCAGGCTGTCAAGGCCAGAAGGGCGTCAGAGAGACATCTAACCAGATGGGGGAGGCTGAGACCCGGCGTGGGGACACAGTGACCTGATGGCAGGACTGGGACAGGgactcctgccctgccccagagGGGATCTGGCTGGAGTGGGGAGGCTGGAGCAGGGGCTGGGACTGGAGCTGaagctgggctgggggctgagccCCGGGTATAACAGAGTTAGGAGCCCAGAGCCCCTGTCCTGCCCCCAAAGGGGCCCCACACGGAAATGCTGTCAGAGGTCAGGCAGGACACAGGAAAGTGTGGCATGGCCTGATGTCACACCACAGGGAGCCTGGGACTGTGAACAGCCAGGAGCCACAGGCCTCAGCGGCCACTTTTagaattttgctttaaaaatggaaacctATTTAGGGGTCAAATTCACCCTTGAACCATGAGTTTGGGACCCCGGATGCCCCAGGTCTCCTGGTCAGTGCTCATCACCAGGCACCCGGGACTCTAAAGGCCACAGCCTTGGAGCCTTAGAGAGCATCTGCTGTGACTTTCCCTGTACAGACAGGACCCAGGGCCCTGGAAGGTGAAGGGACCAGCCCTCAGGCCCCCAGCCCGCGGTGGTCGCCAGGACAGTACCCAGCGTGCTCCCCAACAGACGTCCAACCGCAGGCAACTCTCAGAGCGCTCGCAAGACACACAAGACTCAGGATGACAACGTCCAGCCAGGGTGACACAGTTCTGGATTTTATCCACAGTCATACAATcacaacttatatatatatatatttgtatttatatacctTTAAATTACACAGTCATGTACAAAACAGGTGCATTGCTGAGACCACAGCACTTCTCGGAGTTTCACAGGTGTTGGACTAATGGAGTCAGGAAGCCTAGGGTGGCAGGCGGCGGGGCAGCCCCGGCTCCTCGCAGAGCCAGGCCGCAGAAAGGGCGCTTAACTGGGGACAAAACACGGTACACGCCGAGCCCCGCAGGGCGCCCCGCGGAGCATCCAGGGGGGCGGACGGGGGCTACAGGAGGCGGTGGGCGAGGCCGCTACGCTCGGTGTTGAGTGCCCGACACCAGCACTGACAGGTGGGGCTCAGGGGGACTTCCGGGCGGGAGACCCTCCTGCCCTGGGGTCCTGAGGAGCCGGGGGACTGAGAGGGAGTGGTCCCCAACAGGGCCGTGGAGGTGGTTGCTCAGAAGGAATGGGTTTCGAGCCCCCACCCCGGAGTGGGCTGCTGGAGTGCTGAGGGGGACAGGCCTGGGGTCCAGCCAGGGCCACAGCCCCTCCCCAGGTACCGGGAAGCCGCGGGCACAGAGAGGCGGAGTCCAGGCCCAAGGTGCACATGTGCTCGCTTCCTGCCTTCGAAGGGGCAGAGGCCTCCAACCCCAACTCCTGCCCTTGGGGAGAGCCTGAAGAGGCTTTTGTTCTGGAGTCCGGAGGCCTGAGGCTTCCGAAATCTTACTTCAGGCTCTGAGGGGCCTAGGGCACATCTCAGGCTGCAGCAGAGGCCCAGAAAGCAGACAGTAACAAGAACAGGGGTGCTGACTGGGGAGTTTGCCCGACCCTGTGGGTGCCATTGTCCCCAAACCCCCAACTCCCCTGGCCCCAAGGGAGGCCTGCACCAGCTCAGGCCCCTGTGACTCTGCCCAGGTCCTCTGTGCCCACATGACCAGGCTCAGGGCCTTGAGGCTGGGGTCTGCGACTTCCTGAGTGGGCTGCTGGGAGAAGAAGCACGGAGCAAAAGAGGACTGAGGCTGACGGAGGGGCTGGGGTATCACACTGTCTTTACCTGGAGGCCCGGGGTCCAGGTGCTGCTGGAGCTGAGCGGGTAGGGTGTCTGCAGGCCCGAAGCTCAGAAGTAGCATCAGCTGTGAGCAGTAACCTCGCCTGGTGCTGCAGGAAGTCTCACGGCCTCACCCCGGAGGTGTCCGAGAGACTCCTCTTCCCATCATTCCCCTACCTCACTGGGTCTTGTCCTGCCCTGGTCGGCTTCTCAAGCACCCTCGCCCCACTCCTATGGGCCAGGCTGGTTGGTACCTGGTACGAATACCTGGTAATCCAGCACCACTTCCTTTCACCAACCACAGGAAACACTCCTGCTCTTGCGGGAGGCCCTTTGCCTCCTCCCACCCACAAAAGTCCTTTAACTGAGACCCAGGCTTGGAGAGATGGAGGGGCTGCCAGCAGgaggggctgccaggggctggggttgggTGAGAGGGGACAAGGAAGAAAGACCTGGCGACTGTCCCGCTTCTGAGGCCAGGGCTCCTCCCTCCTGCAAACCCACGCCTCTCCCATTGGCCACAGGCACCGGGTCCCCAGTGCCTCCCCAGGCAGGCCAGAGCAGGGGAGAGAGGCATGGGAGGCCAGCTTAGCCCAGTGGTTCTACGGTTTTAGATGgacatggagggagggagggagggagggagagagggatggcAAGAGGCCCTCCTCCCCAGGAAACGGGAGGAGGCTGCTACTGTTGTTGGCTTTGCCCTGGGCTTTGGGGCCCCTCCCCCCTGGGCTTTGGggcccctccccccggcctgaggcCTTACGAGAGGGGGGCGGGGTCTGAGGAAGAGCCTGTGCCGGAAGTACTGACAGCGGCAGAGAAGGGCCCCAGCAGGGTCCTCCTGGTCCTTCCGCTGAGCCTGCTCCCCGTTCACTCACCCTCCTACACCCCAGTCACACTGTCCCCAACTCCAGCTCACCCCTCTTCATGTCCTGGGGAGTCTAGGGCCCCCTGGAAAGCTCTATGGGAGAAGAGGGTGACtatccctcctccagccccaccagtCCTGAGGGGCGAGGCTAGGAGAAGGGCACTCCCCAGGCAGAGTGGAAGACTAAAGAGGAGGCCCCCTTCTCGGGGGTCTGCAGGGGAGGTCTTTGAGAATAGGGAGGTGGTGGAGGGGAGCAGGGTTGGGCAGGAGGCAGAGGTCATAAAACCAGGCCCAGAGAATGGGCGCAGGTGCTggcagcctggggtggggaggggaaggctggAGGGACTGAGGCAGGATGGAAGGGTCCAGGAGACACCCATCTGGGCTCAGGAGACTCTTTGGTGGGATCTGAAGAGCGGATGTTGTGATGTCGCTGTTGGGCTAAGTCCTAAGACCCTCACCTACCCTGGGGCCATCACCCCAAGTCCCACCACCCTGGCCTCCAGGCAAATGCTCTGTCTcttagtatttttttgttttgttctgttttgacttctaaaaaaataaaagcttgatTGGAAAATATGTCTGGAACTCTATGGCGAGGGGAGGAGGACAagagtgggcagggaggggaggcggTGGGTGAGGAGTGGGGGTGATGTGGAGGGGAGCAGGGTAGCTAGATGGCCTCCACGTAGTTGGCGGGATAGAGGCCCAGCTGCCCGCTGTCCAGCCGCCCGCGGCACCAACCCTGCTCGTCCTCCTCGCCAAGCTTGGTGAGCTCATCTCCTAGGGAGGTGACACAGAGGAGCTGGTTGACAGGAACTCAGAGAGgactgacccccacccccacctgccgGGTAAGCCCTCTGATTACACTGGCCCACCCCAGTGCCCCGCCCATTACTGCCCGGATGCCAGCCCCCGGAGACCAGCCCCAACCACACCTCAACACCCACGGGCGGCCCAGCCAACCACCTAATCTCGGCTCCACCCCGGAAACCCAGGCCCCGCCTCCAGCTTCATTGCCCTAGTCCTGTCCGTCCTCCTGGCAGCCCTGCCCTCAGGCTCCGCCCCCAATCCAAGTTCTGGCCCTACCGCCACCCTATTCTCAGGTCCAGATTCTGCCCCTGGCACCCACTTGccactctcaggccctgccctTGCTCTCCAATTGAAGTCTCGCCCCCGAGGCACAGGTCGCCCTCCAGGTCTTGGCCACGCCCAtgcgccaggccccgcccccttaCCAGCCTTGAAGCTGAGCTCGTCCTGCTCCTGGCCGTCGTAGTCGTAGAGCGCCCGCACACGCACTCCCTTGGCGTCTTCATCGAAGGGGTTGGAGCCCCCGTTGGCCTCATTTCCCCCAAATGGATTCCCGCTCTCGTCGTCCGACCACTCAGTGGCGTAAGTCTGGCCCCTGTCGTAGCTGCTAACACTGAGACGCAGAGAGAGGACCCAGCATTAAGTGGCCTCTCACCCTGTCCTCAGGGCTGCCCCCTTCTCCCAACCAGAGCCCTGACCCTAAATTCCACCAAGGCTGGAGCAAGGATGGGCCTTGTAAAACGGGGTCCGGAGCCAGTGACCCTCACTGACAGCTCTTTAACCAGATGGGAGGCAGGACTATTAGCATTACTCAGCCCTTGAGTGAGGAGGTGctgaaagagaccccagagaacaTCTGACCCCTCATCTGAGAGGGGCATTACAACCCAGTGGCTAAGAGTGAGGATTActagtactagggatgtaatgtacaacatgataaagataattaacactgctgtatgttacctATGAAAGTTAcacagtaaatcctaagagttctcaccaccaggaaaacaattttttttctaattctttaactttgtatctatatgagatgatggatgttcactaaacttattgtgctgatcatttcatgatgtatgtgagtcagatcattatgctgtatgTACACCTTAACCTTATACAGTGCTATGTATCAATtagatctcaataaaactggaagaaaaaaaaaaaaaacaagaaaagaaagaaataaggccAAGGCAAATATATGAGTgaggattctggagccagacctcTTGGGCATCATATCTTGGCTCTGAGGCTTActaactagctgtatgaccttgggcaagtcacttaacctctctgggtgttgatttctccatctgtaaaatgggaatattcacACAATCCTCAGAGTGTTGAGAGACATCAAGGAGCTAATTTATGGAAAATGCttagaacggtgcctggcacacagtaggtgctctcaCAGGGTTATCTATCACTACCTTTGAGAGGAGCCCAGGGTTGCCATGATTTAGACCATTTCTTGTCTCCTGAGGTAAAACTCAGCTGTCCCAGTGTGTGGACCCCCCTGGCCCCCAGGAAGCTCCATAGGAGGCACTTACCTGCCACGGTCCCCAGCCTGGGATGTGGACTCCACCATCCCAGCAGCATTGGTCAGCACTACCCCCTCTGCCTTCTTGGACTGTTTCTCCTTCTTGGTGGTGGTGTGCGGGAGGTCTGGGTTCCACTCCTGGGGGGCGTCAGGGGAGCAGTCAGGCTGGGGGGCTGCCCCCCGAGGCTCCTTCCAGCTGTTTCAgattccccttccccatccccacacaTCCTCACCTCAAACTGGGGCCAATTCATGGGCATGCCAGGGCCGCTGGTGCTGCGGAACCATCTGAGGTCGTCCTGGGCGTCGGC
This genomic interval from Balaenoptera ricei isolate mBalRic1 chromosome 11, mBalRic1.hap2, whole genome shotgun sequence contains the following:
- the SPDEF gene encoding SAM pointed domain-containing Ets transcription factor isoform X1 produces the protein MGSASPGLSGVPPSRLLLPPDTVLRTGLEKVAVGAGAMGPERRDWSPSPPATPEQGLSTFYLSYFDMLYSEDSSWVAKGPGASTREEPPDEPEQCPVIDSQAPGGSLDLAPGELTLEEHSLEQVQTMVVGEVLKDIETACKLLNITADPVDWSPGNVQKWLLWTEHQYRLPSVGKAFQELGGKELCAMSEEQFRQRSPLGGDVLHAHLDIWKSAAWMKERTSLGAIHYCASTSEESWTDSEVDSSCSGQPIHLWQFLKELLLKPHSYGRFIRWLNKEKGIFKIEDSAQVARLWGIRKNRPAMNYDKLSRSIRQYYKKGIIRKPDISQRLVYQFVHPI
- the SPDEF gene encoding SAM pointed domain-containing Ets transcription factor isoform X2 — encoded protein: MGSASPGLSGVPPSRLLLPPDTVLRTGLEKVAVGAGAMGPERRDWSPSPPATPEQGLSTFYLSYFDMLYSEDSSWVAKGPGASTREEPPDEPEQCPVIDSQAPGGSLDLAPGELTLEEHSLEQVQTMVVGEVLKDIETACKLLNITADPVDWSPGNVQKWLLWTEHQYRLPSVGKAFQELGGKELCAMSEEQFRQRSPLGGDVLHAHLDIWKSASTSEESWTDSEVDSSCSGQPIHLWQFLKELLLKPHSYGRFIRWLNKEKGIFKIEDSAQVARLWGIRKNRPAMNYDKLSRSIRQYYKKGIIRKPDISQRLVYQFVHPI